In Luteitalea sp. TBR-22, one genomic interval encodes:
- a CDS encoding PP2C family serine/threonine-protein phosphatase, with protein MKVECYGASRPRDGGTVNEDAYWIWRPSSIVAALCDGAGAAQHCAAHVLRLFARQIEGGLLQVQSFPAWAHWVRSTDGALAGGSETTFVGIAVVGDRVLGAYTGDSRAYLVNETGCRILSEQPGRRIGSGEAEASPIHEPLDPHDTLLLMSDGAWTPLPLTIVHRTVMAARMQDFADLPSMLIDVAGKHGRADDMTVVALRRR; from the coding sequence GTGAAGGTCGAGTGTTACGGCGCCAGCCGGCCACGCGACGGCGGGACGGTGAACGAGGACGCCTACTGGATCTGGCGCCCCTCCTCCATCGTCGCGGCCCTGTGCGACGGTGCGGGCGCCGCGCAGCACTGCGCCGCCCACGTGCTGCGCCTGTTCGCGCGGCAGATCGAAGGCGGGCTGTTGCAGGTGCAGAGCTTTCCGGCGTGGGCCCACTGGGTCCGCAGCACGGATGGCGCGCTGGCGGGCGGCAGCGAGACGACCTTCGTCGGCATCGCGGTCGTGGGAGACCGGGTGCTCGGGGCCTACACCGGCGACTCCCGGGCGTACCTGGTCAACGAAACGGGATGCCGGATCCTCTCGGAGCAGCCGGGACGACGCATCGGTTCCGGCGAGGCCGAGGCCTCACCGATCCACGAACCGCTCGATCCGCACGACACGCTGCTCCTCATGAGCGACGGCGCGTGGACCCCCCTGCCGCTCACCATCGTCCATCGCACGGTGATGGCGGCGCGGATGCAGGACTTCGCCGACCTGCCGTCGATGCTGATCGACGTCGCCGGCAAGCACGGCCGCGCCGACGACATGACCGTCGTCGCCCTCCGCCGCCGTTGA
- a CDS encoding serine/threonine-protein kinase, protein MIGTRLGQYRIDALLGQGGMGAVYLATDEMLGRQVAIKVLREDADAQGTATERFRSEAQILARLDHPHILRLYGFSQHEGVLYMVTEFVRGEALQKRLERGEPLDVPQVVTWAGHVLDALEYAHELGVVHRDIKPANILIDERNRARLLDFGIARIVGTEGPTQTGHAVGTLTYMAPEQVLDEDIDGRADIYAFAVVLCQMLAGRRPYRATTTAGLIREIVDGPAPDVASLLPPQAAAFVPVLLRALARHPIDRTPTAARMRQELQAAATTPVLAPPPLPPLVEVAIPTATGHVAPGTGSHVTGSAASLPVDRSRTVTAPVAPTTGEAPVVPPMAAPPPVVPPPAGVPVARTRKVGALAYAIPVVLLVGAAGAGWAMFGRTRLVTPRIVSAPVASSGASAETPAQSPAAVRETPPMPQGEATTPAVEGESPAADASPAAPTARASASRPSAGVAVKGTAAPRVGTGVTAAPEAAATAAPATAAPGPAPEPAPEPPPTPAAAPAPTAVPATIEFKDLILMDRVDDEDEEIDVSVRLDQKRVVVLDEDGVAKRSIAYDAIARATYNTRKPGRFSLRRGPSHWLTLEVGTTPIVLRLNGRSYEQVLTTLAGHGVHVERQP, encoded by the coding sequence ATGATCGGCACACGACTCGGGCAGTACCGGATCGACGCCCTCCTCGGGCAGGGCGGCATGGGTGCCGTCTACCTGGCCACCGACGAGATGCTCGGCCGGCAGGTGGCCATCAAGGTCCTGCGCGAGGACGCCGACGCGCAGGGGACCGCCACGGAGCGGTTCCGCAGCGAGGCGCAGATCCTCGCCCGACTCGACCACCCCCACATCCTCCGCCTCTACGGCTTCTCGCAGCACGAGGGCGTGCTGTACATGGTGACCGAGTTCGTCAGGGGCGAGGCGCTCCAGAAGCGGCTCGAGCGCGGCGAGCCCCTCGACGTGCCCCAGGTGGTGACGTGGGCCGGCCACGTCCTCGATGCCCTCGAGTATGCGCACGAGCTCGGCGTCGTCCACCGTGACATCAAGCCCGCCAACATCCTGATCGACGAGCGCAACCGGGCCCGACTGCTCGACTTCGGCATTGCCCGCATCGTCGGCACCGAGGGGCCGACGCAGACCGGGCACGCCGTCGGGACGCTGACCTACATGGCGCCCGAGCAGGTCCTCGACGAGGACATCGACGGACGCGCCGACATCTACGCGTTCGCGGTGGTCCTCTGCCAGATGCTGGCCGGAAGGCGGCCGTACCGGGCAACCACGACGGCTGGACTCATCCGCGAGATCGTCGATGGTCCGGCTCCAGACGTCGCAAGCCTGTTGCCGCCGCAGGCGGCCGCGTTCGTGCCGGTGCTCCTGCGTGCCCTGGCTCGCCATCCGATCGATCGCACGCCGACCGCCGCCCGGATGCGGCAGGAACTGCAGGCGGCAGCGACGACGCCGGTCCTCGCCCCGCCGCCGCTGCCGCCGCTCGTGGAGGTCGCCATCCCGACCGCGACCGGCCATGTCGCTCCCGGTACGGGGAGCCACGTGACCGGCAGCGCCGCCTCGCTGCCGGTGGACCGTTCGCGGACCGTGACGGCGCCCGTCGCTCCAACGACCGGAGAAGCGCCCGTCGTGCCGCCGATGGCCGCACCGCCGCCGGTCGTGCCTCCGCCGGCCGGTGTGCCCGTGGCACGCACGCGGAAGGTCGGCGCCCTCGCGTACGCCATTCCCGTGGTGCTCCTGGTCGGCGCAGCAGGCGCCGGCTGGGCGATGTTCGGACGCACCCGCCTGGTCACGCCGAGGATCGTCTCGGCGCCCGTCGCGAGCAGCGGCGCGTCGGCCGAGACCCCGGCGCAATCGCCCGCGGCGGTCCGCGAAACGCCACCGATGCCGCAGGGCGAGGCGACGACGCCAGCCGTGGAAGGCGAGAGTCCGGCGGCCGACGCGTCACCTGCCGCTCCCACTGCGCGCGCCTCCGCAAGCCGCCCGTCGGCGGGCGTTGCCGTCAAGGGCACCGCCGCCCCGCGCGTCGGCACGGGCGTCACGGCGGCGCCAGAGGCCGCTGCGACTGCGGCCCCGGCGACGGCGGCACCGGGGCCCGCGCCGGAACCCGCCCCCGAGCCGCCGCCCACGCCCGCGGCCGCGCCGGCGCCAACGGCCGTCCCTGCGACCATCGAGTTCAAGGATCTGATCCTGATGGACCGTGTGGACGACGAGGACGAGGAGATCGACGTCTCGGTGCGCCTCGACCAGAAGCGGGTGGTGGTGCTCGATGAGGACGGCGTCGCCAAGCGCTCCATCGCCTACGACGCAATCGCCCGCGCCACGTACAACACCCGCAAGCCCGGACGGTTCTCGCTGCGTCGTGGGCCCAGCCACTGGCTCACGCTGGAGGTCGGCACCACGCCCATCGTGCTGCGCCTCAACGGCAGGTCCTACGAACAGGTGCTCACGACCCTCGCCGGCCACGGCGTGCACGTCGAGCGGCAGCCGTAG
- a CDS encoding sugar phosphate isomerase/epimerase, with protein MFTRRDFLRTASVAGAAIAASDLSFAMAAPEKGRFAISLAEWSLHKALFAKQITNLDFPRLAKEEYGVTGLEYVNQFFKDKAKDTAYLSDLKKRAEGYGLKNVLIMIDGEGMLGAPDQAERTRAVENHKPWIDAAKFLGCHAIRVNAASRGEYAEQQKLAADGLRRVGEYGATQGISVIVENHGGLSSNGQWLSGVMKLVGLPGVGTLPDFGNFRVSKDEEYDRYKGVSELIPYAKGVSAKTHDFDAQGNETHTDYKKMLDIVIASKYRGFIGIEYEGSVLSEPDGIKATKALLERHLQGYL; from the coding sequence ATGTTCACGCGACGTGATTTCCTCAGGACCGCCTCGGTTGCGGGTGCCGCGATCGCGGCATCCGACCTGTCGTTCGCGATGGCCGCCCCCGAAAAGGGCCGTTTCGCCATCTCACTGGCCGAGTGGTCGCTGCACAAGGCGCTGTTCGCCAAGCAGATCACCAACCTCGACTTCCCGCGCCTGGCCAAGGAGGAGTACGGCGTCACGGGCCTCGAGTACGTGAACCAGTTCTTCAAGGACAAGGCCAAGGACACGGCCTACCTGTCGGACCTGAAGAAGCGCGCGGAGGGCTACGGGCTGAAGAACGTCCTCATCATGATCGACGGCGAGGGCATGCTCGGCGCTCCGGACCAGGCCGAGCGGACCAGGGCGGTGGAGAACCACAAGCCCTGGATCGATGCCGCGAAGTTCCTGGGCTGCCATGCCATCCGGGTCAACGCCGCGAGCCGTGGCGAGTATGCCGAGCAACAGAAGCTGGCCGCCGACGGGCTGCGTCGCGTCGGCGAGTACGGCGCCACGCAGGGCATCAGCGTCATCGTCGAGAACCACGGCGGGTTGTCGAGCAACGGGCAGTGGCTGTCGGGCGTGATGAAGCTGGTGGGCCTGCCCGGCGTGGGGACGTTGCCAGACTTCGGCAACTTCCGCGTCAGCAAGGACGAGGAGTACGACCGCTACAAGGGCGTGTCGGAACTCATTCCCTATGCGAAGGGCGTGAGCGCCAAGACGCACGACTTCGACGCGCAGGGCAACGAGACCCACACCGACTACAAGAAGATGCTCGACATCGTGATTGCCTCGAAGTACCGCGGCTTCATCGGCATCGAGTACGAGGGCTCGGTGCTGAGTGAGCCCGACGGCATCAAGGCGACCAAGGCGCTCCTCGAGCGGCACCTCCAGGGCTATCTGTGA
- a CDS encoding M14 family metallopeptidase, which yields MIRPVLATSLAVMLSGMAASPSSAQPAKAPLAFAPGTRYDAAIPTLQQVLGHEPGARITPPDGVITYLKALAQAAPTRTRFIEYGRTWEGRPLVVLAIASADRIAQLDSVQAGLKKLADPRGLAAGEEERLVGSLPVGVWLMHAVHGNEISSVDAALLEAYHLLAAQGDAQVDAILRETLVLIDPLENPDGRARFVASNTQAMGPDPDPEPFSAEHNEPWPGGRSNHYLFDMNRDWFAQSQAETRGRTKFYLQWFPQVVVDLHEMGGDSSYYFAPPADPLNPYITPQQVGWFNTIGKANAAKFDERGFAYFNREVYDSFYPGYGESWPIFHGSIGMTYEMASARGLVWRRTDDDLLTYRDGVLRHFTSAITTLATSAANRRQILKDFVDYRRSAIAEGDKGRTRAWLIPVGADPARAHRFAQLLRDQGFDVQQATEAIAMGTRTLAAGTYVVPAAQPAGRLLVNLLDPAIAQPEAFVKEQDRLRKKRLPDQMYDVTGWHLPSAYDVEVVAFDRPVATLRTRPAAAPAAMTVPVAKVGYLMPWGLGTASLVVAAQKAGVRVRFADQGFTLAGRAYPAGTAIVRTSENGEDLAAVLGRLAAEHHAEVVPVDSAFTEGGISLGSNRVVALKAPRVLLAWDTPTSSQSAGWARYVLERRFGQRVSAVRVNAFGMADLTRFDVVVLPSGNYQQGLNGPALQRLKDWVSAGGTLITIAEASRWATRDGVNLLDTTTELRDGRPEGGATGGTGGPGGNRPSSGQGSTSGDSSKPLDLEKATLPKDEPPFATSGALVKANLDREHWLAAGTDGDIHGMVEGSRIFTPITLDKGRNVATWAAGDDAVAAGLVWPEAKAQLANKAAVIAQPRGRGHVIAFAEDPNFRAFTEGTELLFINAVLLGPAH from the coding sequence GTGATCAGACCCGTTCTTGCGACCTCCCTGGCCGTCATGCTCTCGGGCATGGCGGCCTCGCCGTCTTCCGCCCAGCCCGCGAAGGCGCCATTGGCCTTCGCCCCGGGCACCCGCTACGACGCGGCGATTCCCACCCTGCAACAGGTGCTCGGACACGAGCCGGGCGCGCGCATCACGCCCCCCGACGGCGTGATCACCTACCTGAAGGCGCTGGCGCAGGCCGCGCCGACGCGCACGCGGTTCATCGAGTACGGTCGGACGTGGGAAGGCCGTCCGCTCGTGGTGCTGGCGATCGCCTCGGCGGATCGCATCGCGCAACTCGACAGCGTGCAGGCGGGCCTGAAGAAGCTCGCCGACCCGCGCGGCCTCGCGGCCGGTGAGGAGGAACGGCTGGTCGGGTCGCTGCCGGTCGGCGTGTGGCTGATGCATGCCGTGCACGGCAACGAGATCTCGTCGGTCGACGCCGCGTTGCTCGAGGCCTACCACCTGCTCGCCGCCCAGGGGGACGCGCAGGTGGACGCCATCCTCCGCGAGACGCTGGTGCTCATCGACCCGCTCGAGAATCCCGACGGCCGGGCACGGTTCGTCGCCTCGAACACGCAGGCGATGGGGCCCGATCCCGATCCGGAGCCCTTCTCGGCCGAGCACAACGAGCCGTGGCCCGGCGGCCGGTCGAACCACTACCTGTTCGACATGAACCGCGACTGGTTCGCGCAGTCGCAGGCCGAGACCCGCGGGCGCACGAAGTTCTACCTGCAGTGGTTCCCGCAGGTCGTCGTCGACCTGCACGAGATGGGCGGCGACTCGTCCTACTACTTCGCGCCGCCGGCCGATCCGCTCAATCCGTACATCACGCCGCAGCAGGTGGGCTGGTTCAACACCATCGGCAAGGCCAACGCGGCGAAGTTCGACGAGCGCGGCTTCGCGTACTTCAACCGCGAGGTGTACGACTCGTTCTACCCGGGGTACGGCGAGTCGTGGCCCATCTTCCACGGGTCGATCGGCATGACGTACGAGATGGCGTCGGCGCGCGGCCTCGTGTGGCGCCGCACCGACGACGACCTGCTGACCTACCGCGACGGGGTGCTGCGCCACTTCACGTCGGCGATCACCACGCTGGCGACGTCGGCGGCCAATCGCCGGCAGATCCTGAAGGACTTCGTCGACTACCGCCGCAGCGCGATCGCCGAGGGCGACAAGGGGCGCACGCGGGCCTGGCTGATCCCGGTCGGCGCCGACCCGGCGCGGGCGCATCGTTTCGCGCAGCTGCTGCGTGACCAGGGCTTCGACGTGCAGCAGGCCACCGAGGCGATCGCCATGGGCACGCGGACGCTGGCGGCCGGCACCTACGTGGTGCCCGCCGCACAGCCTGCGGGACGGCTGCTGGTGAACCTCCTCGATCCGGCCATCGCGCAGCCCGAGGCCTTCGTGAAGGAGCAGGATCGCCTGCGCAAGAAGCGGCTGCCCGACCAGATGTACGACGTCACCGGCTGGCACCTGCCGTCGGCCTATGACGTCGAGGTCGTGGCGTTCGATCGCCCGGTCGCCACCCTGCGCACCAGGCCCGCCGCCGCGCCGGCCGCCATGACGGTGCCGGTCGCGAAGGTCGGCTACCTGATGCCGTGGGGGCTGGGCACCGCGAGCCTCGTCGTCGCCGCGCAGAAGGCAGGCGTCCGCGTGCGCTTCGCCGACCAGGGCTTCACGCTCGCTGGCCGCGCCTATCCTGCCGGCACCGCCATCGTGCGGACGTCGGAGAATGGCGAGGACCTCGCGGCCGTGCTGGGGCGCCTGGCCGCCGAGCACCACGCCGAGGTCGTGCCGGTCGACTCGGCCTTCACCGAGGGCGGCATCTCGCTGGGCAGCAACCGCGTCGTCGCCCTCAAGGCGCCGCGCGTGCTGCTGGCCTGGGACACGCCCACCTCGTCGCAGAGCGCCGGCTGGGCGCGATACGTGCTCGAACGACGCTTCGGCCAGCGCGTCTCGGCGGTGCGGGTGAACGCGTTCGGCATGGCCGATCTCACGCGCTTCGACGTCGTGGTGCTGCCGTCGGGGAACTACCAGCAGGGCCTCAACGGTCCCGCGCTGCAGCGGCTGAAGGACTGGGTGTCGGCTGGCGGCACGCTGATCACCATCGCCGAGGCGAGCCGGTGGGCGACGCGCGACGGCGTGAACCTGCTCGACACGACCACGGAGTTGCGTGATGGCCGGCCGGAAGGTGGAGCCACGGGCGGCACGGGTGGCCCGGGCGGCAACCGCCCCTCGAGCGGCCAGGGCAGCACGTCCGGCGACAGCAGCAAGCCGCTGGATCTCGAGAAGGCGACGCTGCCGAAGGACGAGCCGCCGTTTGCCACGTCGGGAGCGCTGGTCAAGGCCAACCTCGATCGCGAGCACTGGCTCGCCGCGGGCACCGACGGCGACATCCACGGCATGGTCGAGGGTTCGCGGATCTTCACGCCCATCACGCTCGACAAGGGCCGCAACGTCGCGACCTGGGCGGCCGGCGACGACGCGGTCGCCGCGGGTCTGGTGTGGCCCGAGGCGAAGGCGCAACTGGCCAACAAGGCCGCGGTGATCGCGCAGCCGCGTGGCCGCGGTCACGTGATCGCGTTTGCCGAGGACCCGAACTTCCGCGCCTTCACCGAGGGCACGGAGCTGCTGTTCATCAACGCGGTGCTGCTCGGCCCCGCGCACTGA
- a CDS encoding GNAT family N-acetyltransferase, translating to MTSSAFLRPATTDDAAAIADVCGRAARQAYAPLVSPDYLERVLGHFYGVERLRRETTPTSTWSGFTVAQEDRRVVGVAGSGRSSGHEATWELFVLYVAPDAQRRGIGRQLLEHVVADAQRASALCLQAAVMPGNLQAMRFYESCGFAAAGTRPIYAPHGEQGGPPEALIYERMLAI from the coding sequence GTGACCTCCAGCGCCTTCCTCCGCCCGGCGACCACCGACGACGCGGCCGCGATCGCCGACGTGTGCGGGCGCGCGGCGCGGCAGGCCTACGCCCCGTTGGTCTCGCCCGACTACCTCGAGCGCGTGCTCGGTCACTTCTACGGCGTCGAGCGCCTGCGCCGCGAGACGACGCCGACCTCGACGTGGTCAGGGTTCACCGTGGCGCAGGAGGACCGGAGGGTGGTCGGCGTCGCCGGCAGCGGACGCAGCAGCGGGCACGAGGCCACGTGGGAGCTGTTCGTGCTGTACGTGGCGCCCGACGCGCAACGCCGCGGCATCGGGCGGCAGTTGCTCGAGCACGTCGTCGCCGACGCGCAGCGTGCCTCGGCACTGTGCCTGCAGGCTGCGGTGATGCCGGGCAACCTGCAGGCGATGCGCTTCTACGAGTCGTGCGGCTTCGCGGCCGCTGGCACGCGCCCCATCTACGCTCCGCACGGAGAACAGGGGGGACCGCCAGAAGCGCTCATCTACGAACGCATGCTGGCAATCTGA
- a CDS encoding SGNH/GDSL hydrolase family protein, giving the protein MYTAIGASDAAGVGASVPCLPLATSCRESTAYVGLIQRRLAETRTVALLNLALPGGVLGPDIEAIGDELGRNIPGNFLTQLAPFVPPTTTLVTIFAGGNDTNTLALAVAAGRGGADPSSFVAQQVQGFARDYGRLIDSIRARAPGAFIVVANLPNFGALPYLEGRPVAERRIVQDIAVRLTREAINPLSSRVPVVDLMCEPRSYQPGTYSPDGFHPSDQGYALVAETFLQAITSGTAPAPPSSCAAMTLVG; this is encoded by the coding sequence GTGTACACCGCGATTGGCGCCAGCGACGCGGCGGGCGTCGGCGCCAGCGTGCCGTGCCTGCCGCTGGCCACCAGTTGCCGCGAGAGCACCGCCTACGTCGGCCTGATCCAGCGTCGGCTGGCCGAGACACGGACGGTCGCGCTGCTGAACCTGGCGCTCCCCGGCGGTGTCCTCGGTCCGGACATCGAGGCCATCGGCGACGAACTCGGGCGCAACATCCCCGGCAACTTCCTCACGCAGCTGGCGCCGTTCGTCCCACCCACGACCACGCTGGTGACGATCTTCGCGGGCGGCAACGACACGAACACCCTGGCGCTGGCCGTGGCGGCCGGTCGCGGAGGCGCCGACCCATCGTCATTCGTCGCCCAGCAGGTGCAGGGCTTTGCGCGCGACTACGGACGCCTCATCGACAGCATCCGCGCCAGGGCACCGGGCGCTTTCATCGTCGTCGCGAACCTGCCGAACTTCGGGGCGCTGCCGTACCTGGAAGGGCGCCCCGTCGCCGAACGGCGCATCGTGCAGGACATAGCGGTGCGCTTGACGCGCGAGGCAATCAATCCGCTCAGCAGCCGGGTGCCCGTCGTCGACCTGATGTGCGAGCCGCGCAGCTATCAGCCGGGCACGTACTCCCCTGACGGCTTCCACCCGAGCGACCAGGGATACGCCCTGGTCGCCGAGACCTTCCTGCAGGCCATCACCTCGGGCACCGCCCCGGCGCCGCCTTCGAGCTGCGCGGCCATGACCCTCGTCGGGTGA
- a CDS encoding M14 metallopeptidase family protein, with protein sequence MASGRHGTLAPTPAASLAPIAVYTTGAFWAGGDGEVGVVDEPPPLEQAARSASDAVSAAAQAPPPRLLSCALHARRVPRMPMNPSRLRPRHVLRALVVAGALACPAVAVPALAQAQAVAQGVRVTSPKEQFGFAIGDDYQLATYEQLSAYWSRLDAESDRMSLVDIGRTAEGRTQWMAIITSPENHRKLGRLKEIARRLALAEDVATDAEARALAAEGKAVVWIDGGLHANETLGAQQLIETVYQLVSGDDAETRRILDDVVVLAVHANPDGHDLVANWYLRERDPLKRSLDDLPRLYQKYAGHDNNRDSYMSALAETANMNRVLYREWFPQIVYNHHQTGPIGTVMFAPPFRDPFNYVYDPLVPTSLDLVGAAMHTRFAAEGKPGVTMRRGSNYSTWWNGGLRTTVYFHNMIGLLTETIGNPTPIEIPFRPEKTLPGGDLPFPIDPQPWHMRQSVEYSLTANRAVLDLASRYREQFLFNIWRMGRNAIERGQRDTWTMYPRRVQKVQQAAGGALAGRRTGGAPRALFDSVLRDPALRDPRGYVLPADQPDFPTAIAFANALIRAGVTVHRAAAPFTVGGTTYPAGSLVVKTAQAFRPHVLDMFEPQDHPDDFQYPGGPPIPPYDSAGWTLAFQMGVRADRILDGFDGPFEKVADQLPIPAGQVTGAATSAAYVFPHASNQAFRAINRLLEQGEAIDWLPDGRFRVAATPLTRARLEEVARATGVSFEGTSREAIAGSRPVTPVRLALWDRYGGSMPSGWLRLVLEQFEFPYEVVYTPQIDAGLLAGRYDVLVLPDGAIPEGNGGVPRMPRPESVPEEYRARIGAYSGASTLPRLRAFLEGGGAVLAIGGSTSLAAHLGVPVGNKLVDARGAPLPEEAYYVPGSILRVKVDATHPIAHGLSSEVDVYFDNSPVFTLPPDASAAGLRPIAWFDSATPLRSGWAWGQDRLQGGVAVAEARVGKGSLVLFGPEITFRAQPHGTFKFLFNGIIRGASR encoded by the coding sequence GTGGCCAGCGGCAGGCACGGCACGCTGGCGCCGACGCCCGCCGCGTCGCTGGCGCCAATCGCGGTGTACACGACCGGCGCGTTCTGGGCCGGCGGCGACGGAGAGGTCGGCGTGGTCGACGAGCCGCCACCGCTGGAACAGGCGGCCAGGAGCGCCAGCGACGCGGTGAGCGCCGCCGCGCAGGCGCCACCACCCCGGCTGCTATCATGCGCGCTGCACGCGCGCCGCGTTCCTCGCATGCCCATGAACCCGTCCCGTCTCCGTCCACGGCACGTGCTGCGTGCCCTCGTCGTCGCCGGTGCCCTGGCCTGTCCGGCCGTGGCCGTTCCCGCGTTGGCCCAGGCGCAAGCCGTGGCGCAGGGCGTTCGCGTGACGTCGCCGAAGGAACAGTTCGGCTTCGCCATCGGCGACGACTACCAGCTCGCGACATACGAGCAGTTGTCGGCCTACTGGTCGCGGCTCGACGCCGAGTCCGATCGGATGTCGCTGGTGGACATCGGCCGGACCGCCGAAGGCCGCACGCAGTGGATGGCCATCATCACCTCCCCGGAGAACCATCGCAAGCTCGGGCGGTTGAAGGAGATCGCGCGGCGGCTGGCGCTGGCCGAGGACGTGGCCACCGATGCGGAGGCGCGCGCGCTCGCGGCCGAGGGCAAGGCCGTGGTGTGGATCGACGGCGGGCTGCACGCCAACGAGACGCTCGGCGCCCAGCAGTTGATCGAGACGGTGTACCAGCTCGTGAGCGGCGATGACGCCGAGACGCGGCGGATCCTCGACGACGTGGTGGTGCTGGCCGTGCACGCCAATCCCGACGGGCACGACCTCGTCGCCAACTGGTACCTCCGCGAACGCGACCCGCTGAAGCGATCGCTCGACGACCTTCCGCGGCTCTACCAGAAGTACGCCGGGCACGACAACAACCGCGACTCCTACATGAGCGCGTTGGCCGAGACGGCCAACATGAATCGCGTCCTGTACCGCGAGTGGTTCCCGCAGATCGTCTACAACCACCACCAGACCGGACCGATCGGCACGGTGATGTTCGCCCCGCCGTTCCGCGATCCCTTCAACTACGTGTACGACCCGCTGGTGCCGACCAGCCTCGACCTCGTCGGTGCGGCGATGCACACGCGCTTTGCCGCCGAAGGCAAGCCCGGCGTGACGATGCGGCGCGGGTCCAACTACTCGACCTGGTGGAACGGCGGCCTGCGCACCACCGTGTACTTCCACAACATGATCGGGCTGCTCACCGAGACGATCGGCAACCCGACGCCCATCGAGATCCCGTTCCGGCCGGAGAAGACCCTGCCGGGCGGCGACCTGCCGTTCCCGATCGACCCGCAGCCCTGGCACATGCGCCAGAGCGTCGAGTACTCGCTCACGGCCAACCGCGCCGTGCTCGACCTCGCCTCGCGCTACCGCGAGCAGTTCCTGTTCAACATCTGGCGCATGGGCCGCAACGCCATCGAGCGCGGGCAGCGCGACACCTGGACGATGTATCCGCGACGCGTGCAGAAGGTGCAGCAGGCCGCAGGCGGGGCGCTTGCCGGGCGACGGACGGGCGGCGCGCCACGGGCGTTGTTCGACTCGGTGCTGCGCGACCCGGCGCTGCGTGACCCGCGCGGCTACGTGCTGCCTGCCGACCAGCCCGACTTCCCGACGGCGATCGCCTTCGCCAACGCCCTCATCCGTGCCGGCGTGACCGTGCATCGCGCTGCCGCGCCCTTCACGGTGGGCGGCACGACGTACCCGGCCGGCTCACTCGTGGTGAAGACCGCGCAGGCCTTCCGGCCTCACGTGCTCGACATGTTCGAGCCACAGGATCATCCGGACGACTTCCAGTACCCGGGCGGACCGCCGATCCCGCCATACGACAGCGCGGGCTGGACGCTCGCGTTCCAGATGGGGGTCCGCGCCGATCGGATCCTCGACGGGTTCGACGGGCCGTTCGAGAAGGTCGCCGACCAGTTGCCGATCCCGGCCGGGCAGGTCACCGGCGCGGCGACGTCGGCAGCCTACGTGTTCCCCCACGCGAGCAACCAGGCGTTCCGGGCGATCAACAGGCTGCTCGAGCAGGGCGAGGCGATCGACTGGCTGCCCGACGGGCGCTTCCGCGTCGCCGCCACGCCGCTCACCCGGGCGCGCCTCGAGGAGGTGGCGCGTGCGACGGGCGTTTCCTTCGAGGGCACCTCGCGCGAAGCGATCGCGGGCAGTCGCCCGGTGACGCCGGTCCGCCTGGCGCTCTGGGACCGCTACGGCGGCTCGATGCCGTCAGGGTGGCTGCGCCTCGTGCTCGAGCAGTTCGAGTTCCCTTACGAGGTGGTGTACACGCCGCAGATCGATGCCGGCCTGCTGGCGGGGCGTTACGACGTGCTCGTGCTCCCCGACGGGGCGATCCCCGAGGGGAACGGGGGCGTGCCGCGGATGCCCCGGCCGGAGTCGGTGCCCGAGGAGTACCGAGCGCGCATCGGCGCGTATTCCGGCGCGTCGACGTTGCCGCGGCTGAGGGCGTTTCTCGAAGGTGGTGGTGCGGTGCTGGCGATCGGCGGGTCGACCTCGCTGGCCGCCCACCTCGGTGTCCCGGTCGGCAACAAGCTGGTGGACGCCAGGGGCGCGCCGTTGCCCGAGGAGGCCTACTACGTCCCCGGGTCCATCCTGCGCGTGAAGGTGGACGCCACGCACCCCATCGCGCACGGGCTGTCGAGTGAGGTCGACGTCTACTTCGACAACAGTCCGGTGTTCACCCTGCCACCCGACGCGTCGGCCGCAGGCCTCAGGCCCATCGCCTGGTTCGACTCGGCCACGCCGTTGCGCAGTGGCTGGGCGTGGGGCCAGGACCGGCTCCAGGGCGGCGTCGCGGTCGCCGAGGCGCGGGTGGGGAAGGGCTCGCTCGTGCTGTTCGGGCCGGAGATCACGTTCCGCGCGCAGCCGCACGGGACGTTCAAGTTCCTGTTCAACGGCATCATCCGCGGCGCCAGCCGCTGA